A single region of the Enterobacter cloacae complex sp. R_G8 genome encodes:
- a CDS encoding MFS transporter, protein MSSCVAAREAVTPAKPAWRAVYSLGLGVFGLITAEFLPASLLTPMAASLGVTEGMAGQAVTATALVALVTGLLITPATKSIDRRWVLMFFSVLQIISSLLVAFAPTLHVLLMGRLLLGIAIGGFWAMSTATAMRLVPADKVPKALAVIFSSVSIATVVAAPLGSYLGSLIGWRNVFILCILPSMLALLWQLWVLPSMKPESSGSLGTLFRVLRRPGMIGGMLATILIFSGHFAFFTYLRPFLETVGQASVESISLILLGFGIANFIGTSVAGHLLARNLRLTLALVPFAMGVLALTMVAFGHLAMLDGLLVAMWGFAFGLVPVGWSTWLATTVPDEAESAGGLLVASIQLAISAGAAVGGAVFDLNGASGVFAGSGFLLVTAMVIVFMGVKVKAE, encoded by the coding sequence ATGAGTTCATGTGTCGCGGCGAGAGAGGCTGTTACGCCTGCAAAACCCGCCTGGCGGGCCGTCTATTCACTGGGGCTGGGGGTGTTTGGTTTGATCACGGCGGAGTTCCTGCCCGCCAGTTTGTTAACGCCCATGGCCGCAAGCCTGGGCGTAACAGAGGGGATGGCCGGACAGGCGGTAACCGCCACCGCGCTGGTCGCGCTGGTCACCGGATTGCTGATCACCCCGGCGACCAAAAGTATCGACCGTCGCTGGGTACTCATGTTTTTCTCGGTGCTGCAAATCATCTCCAGCCTGCTGGTGGCTTTTGCGCCGACGTTGCACGTTCTGCTGATGGGACGCCTGCTGTTAGGGATTGCCATCGGGGGATTCTGGGCGATGTCGACCGCCACGGCGATGCGTCTGGTGCCTGCTGATAAAGTGCCGAAAGCGCTGGCGGTGATCTTCTCCAGCGTGTCGATCGCCACGGTGGTTGCGGCTCCGTTGGGCAGCTATCTTGGCAGCCTGATCGGCTGGCGTAATGTCTTTATCCTCTGCATTCTGCCGAGCATGCTGGCGCTGCTGTGGCAGCTCTGGGTACTGCCGTCAATGAAGCCGGAGAGCAGCGGCAGCCTGGGCACCCTGTTCCGCGTGCTGCGTCGTCCGGGAATGATCGGCGGAATGCTGGCGACCATTCTGATCTTCAGCGGCCATTTTGCCTTCTTCACTTACCTGCGTCCGTTCCTTGAAACGGTGGGTCAGGCAAGCGTGGAGAGCATCTCGCTGATCCTGCTGGGCTTCGGGATTGCCAACTTTATCGGCACCTCCGTTGCCGGACATCTGCTTGCGCGCAACCTGCGCCTGACGCTGGCCCTGGTTCCGTTCGCCATGGGCGTGCTGGCACTCACCATGGTGGCGTTTGGTCATCTGGCGATGCTGGATGGATTACTGGTGGCGATGTGGGGCTTTGCGTTTGGTCTGGTTCCGGTGGGCTGGTCAACCTGGCTTGCCACGACGGTGCCGGATGAAGCCGAAAGCGCGGGTGGTTTGCTGGTGGCCTCTATCCAGCTGGCAATCAGCGCCGGTGCGGCCGTGGGCGGGGCGGTATTTGACCTCAACGGCGCCAGCGGCGTCTTTGCCGGAAGCGGTTTCCTGCTGGTAACGGCGATGGTGATTGTGTTTATGGGCGTGAAGGTTAAGGCGGAGTGA
- the gap gene encoding type I glyceraldehyde-3-phosphate dehydrogenase, with amino-acid sequence MVKVGINGFGRIGRNFLRAALGNPDLQILAINDLTDSKTLAHLLKHDSLLGTLPAPVEAADGALQVDGQRITVFSERDPANIPWRDVGVDVVIEATGFFTEREKALVHITHGGAKRVIISAPGKNDDLTVVMGVNHEQYDPAKHVVVSNGSCTTNGLAPAAQVLHQQFGIEHGLMNTTHAYTNSQALHDQPEKDLRGARAAALSIVPYSSGAAKALGKVIPSLDGKLTGYSLRVPVPVVSIVDLTVTLSRDVTVQEVNDAFRKAAASGPLKGILGYSDEPLVSSDYQGDPRSSIIDGLSTLVIGGRMVKILAWYDNEWGFSNRLVDLAVLMDKKGL; translated from the coding sequence ATGGTTAAGGTCGGCATTAACGGTTTCGGCCGTATCGGACGTAATTTCCTGCGCGCGGCGCTGGGCAATCCGGACCTGCAGATTCTGGCGATTAACGATCTGACGGACAGCAAAACCCTCGCCCATTTGCTTAAGCATGATTCCCTGCTCGGCACGCTGCCGGCCCCCGTTGAAGCGGCGGACGGTGCGCTGCAGGTTGACGGCCAGCGCATCACCGTCTTTAGCGAGCGCGATCCGGCGAATATCCCCTGGCGCGATGTCGGCGTTGACGTGGTGATTGAAGCCACCGGTTTCTTCACCGAACGCGAGAAAGCGCTGGTGCATATCACCCACGGTGGGGCGAAGCGCGTCATCATCTCCGCGCCAGGTAAGAATGACGATCTGACGGTGGTGATGGGCGTTAACCACGAGCAGTACGATCCGGCTAAGCACGTGGTAGTGAGCAACGGGAGTTGCACCACGAACGGCCTGGCGCCGGCCGCTCAGGTTTTGCATCAGCAATTTGGTATTGAGCATGGCCTGATGAACACCACGCACGCTTATACTAACAGCCAGGCGCTGCATGACCAGCCGGAAAAAGATCTGCGCGGCGCACGAGCGGCCGCCCTGTCAATTGTGCCGTACTCCAGCGGTGCCGCGAAGGCGCTGGGGAAAGTCATCCCGTCTCTGGACGGCAAGCTGACCGGCTATTCCCTGCGCGTACCGGTTCCGGTGGTCTCGATTGTGGACTTGACGGTGACGCTGAGCCGTGACGTTACGGTACAAGAGGTGAACGATGCGTTCCGCAAAGCCGCCGCCAGCGGGCCATTGAAAGGCATTCTGGGATATAGCGATGAACCGCTGGTCTCCAGCGATTATCAGGGCGACCCGCGCTCTTCGATTATTGACGGTCTCTCCACCCTGGTAATTGGTGGTCGGATGGTGAAGATCCTGGCGTGGTATGACAACGAGTGGGGATTCTCTAACCGCCTGGTGGATCTGGCGGTGCTGATGGATAAGAAAGGGTTGTAA
- a CDS encoding GlxA family transcriptional regulator, with protein MKKILIIVPDGGMLFEAAGIADILMQANRLHPGGLAQPCYRIIIATTQPHQVIHGQSGLNLLADYRLPELDPREPLDTIIITGRGMNEQESTAVVDWLHLAAPHSRRIASICGGAMLLAQTGLLDGRRATTHWRLLETMQAQYPTIRVEGGPLYIQDGPIWTSGGVSSGFDLTLALVEDDYGFSLARDVAQDMVMYLRRPGGQLQFSRYNLSQSGSSGPISELQTWILQNLTADLCVEKLAETVAMSPRNFTRVFTRDTGASPARYVTEARLAAARQLLEQTDAPLSVIAEKSGFGTSINLRRVFEKQLHLTPGEYRQRFHCRKMA; from the coding sequence ATGAAGAAGATCCTGATTATTGTTCCTGACGGCGGCATGTTGTTTGAAGCCGCCGGCATCGCCGACATTCTGATGCAGGCCAACCGCCTGCACCCGGGAGGCCTTGCGCAGCCTTGCTATCGCATCATCATCGCCACGACCCAACCCCACCAGGTGATCCACGGCCAGTCTGGTCTAAATCTGCTGGCAGATTATCGCCTGCCGGAGCTGGATCCCCGTGAGCCGCTTGATACCATCATCATTACCGGGCGCGGCATGAACGAGCAGGAGAGCACCGCCGTGGTGGACTGGCTGCATCTTGCCGCACCGCATTCGCGGCGGATCGCCTCCATATGCGGTGGTGCGATGCTGCTGGCCCAGACCGGTTTGCTTGACGGGCGTAGGGCGACCACCCACTGGCGACTGCTGGAAACCATGCAAGCGCAGTACCCCACCATCCGTGTTGAGGGAGGGCCGCTCTATATTCAGGATGGCCCCATCTGGACCTCCGGTGGCGTGAGTTCCGGCTTTGATCTGACCCTGGCGCTGGTGGAAGACGATTATGGCTTCAGCCTCGCGCGCGACGTGGCGCAGGATATGGTGATGTATCTGCGCCGCCCGGGAGGACAACTGCAGTTCAGCCGCTATAACCTGTCGCAGTCCGGCTCCTCCGGACCCATCAGCGAGCTGCAAACCTGGATCCTGCAAAACCTGACGGCCGATCTGTGCGTCGAAAAGCTGGCGGAAACAGTAGCCATGAGCCCGCGCAATTTCACCCGGGTATTCACCCGCGACACGGGGGCGTCTCCGGCACGCTATGTGACCGAAGCGCGCCTTGCCGCAGCCCGACAGTTGCTTGAACAGACCGACGCTCCGCTATCCGTTATCGCCGAGAAAAGTGGATTTGGCACCAGCATCAACCTGCGCCGCGTATTTGAAAAACAGCTCCACCTCACACCCGGTGAATACCGTCAGCGTTTTCACTGCCGCAAAATGGCGTAA
- a CDS encoding fatty acid desaturase — protein sequence MGKRSSLYLHPQQRDHIHHLASGFLWRTELPTWLLIVTIYGGWFSTLVFWQALGLLPATLLLIGFTAWYMSLQHELIHGHPTRFAWLNQLFGTLPLAVWYPYGLYRDSHLAHHRHDHLTIPVDDPESYYFTQASWARLSPWQKRVIHARNTFTGRLLLAPLLDILQTLGSAVAAFRHLQLRAMVMWLVHIALLALLFTWMMHNGFSPLWFVLAVSYPALALTKVRSFLEHRAADDPLARSVINEAGLFWRVLFLNLNYHSVHHDLPGVPWYGLKTIYLQNKQAYRERNHGFLVRGYGEWMRRFWKTSVDVTVHPWRQQEEGDE from the coding sequence ATGGGTAAACGAAGCTCCCTCTATTTACACCCGCAACAACGCGACCATATTCACCACCTCGCCTCGGGGTTTCTCTGGCGAACTGAGTTGCCCACATGGCTGTTGATAGTCACTATTTATGGCGGCTGGTTCTCGACACTGGTGTTCTGGCAGGCCCTCGGTCTGCTGCCGGCCACGCTGCTGCTGATTGGGTTTACCGCGTGGTATATGTCTCTTCAGCATGAGCTGATCCACGGCCATCCCACGCGTTTCGCCTGGCTGAACCAGCTCTTTGGCACGCTGCCGCTGGCTGTCTGGTATCCGTATGGCCTGTACCGGGATTCTCATCTGGCCCACCATCGCCACGACCATCTGACCATTCCGGTGGATGATCCGGAGTCATACTACTTTACGCAGGCGAGCTGGGCGCGATTGTCGCCCTGGCAGAAGCGGGTGATCCACGCCCGTAACACCTTTACTGGGCGACTGTTGCTGGCGCCGCTGCTGGATATTCTCCAGACGCTGGGCAGCGCGGTGGCGGCGTTTCGCCATCTTCAACTGCGGGCGATGGTGATGTGGCTTGTGCATATAGCGTTATTGGCGCTGCTTTTTACCTGGATGATGCACAACGGTTTCTCTCCGCTCTGGTTTGTGCTGGCGGTAAGCTACCCGGCGCTGGCGCTGACAAAAGTACGCTCTTTTCTGGAACATCGCGCGGCGGACGACCCGCTGGCGCGTTCGGTGATTAACGAAGCAGGCTTGTTCTGGCGCGTGCTGTTTTTAAATCTTAACTACCATTCAGTACATCACGATTTACCCGGCGTGCCCTGGTATGGGCTTAAGACGATCTACCTGCAAAACAAGCAGGCGTACCGGGAGCGTAACCACGGGTTTCTGGTCAGAGGGTATGGCGAATGGATGCGACGGTTCTGGAAAACGTCGGTGGACGTCACCGTACATCCCTGGCGTCAACAGGAGGAAGGAGATGAGTAA
- a CDS encoding phosphate/phosphite/phosphonate ABC transporter substrate-binding protein codes for MSNRLAFPMYAVDSTDTLALWRAVQRLLVARGLPVEDLIPGWPESDLPAHWQQPNLILSQTCGYPLMTQLPAVQVVGCFHYRVPGCEGIHYRSFLVVRDEDKHRSLTDFRGRRVVCNAPDSQSGYNALRNRVPSRALNAWFSEVIFSGSHRQSLIEVKRGGGDIAAIDCVTYALLQRHDPNLLAGLAVIDQTPLTPGLPLITAPGTTPETLHAIRDALTTLVSAPEYQGVCDALFIGGFSVVAREAWSVLTGVTADGSLSSAG; via the coding sequence ATGAGTAACCGGCTGGCGTTTCCGATGTATGCGGTGGATAGTACCGATACTCTTGCCCTGTGGCGGGCCGTCCAGCGTCTGCTGGTGGCGCGTGGTCTGCCTGTGGAGGATCTTATCCCCGGCTGGCCGGAGTCTGACCTGCCGGCACACTGGCAACAGCCTAATCTTATCCTGAGCCAGACCTGTGGCTACCCGCTGATGACACAGTTGCCGGCGGTGCAGGTCGTCGGCTGTTTTCACTACCGGGTACCGGGCTGCGAAGGCATCCACTACCGTAGTTTTCTGGTGGTACGTGATGAGGATAAACACCGCTCACTGACTGATTTTCGCGGACGGCGGGTGGTATGTAACGCGCCCGATTCCCAGTCTGGCTACAATGCGCTGCGCAACCGCGTGCCGTCACGTGCGTTAAACGCCTGGTTCTCTGAGGTTATCTTCAGTGGCAGCCATCGCCAGTCGCTGATCGAGGTAAAACGTGGAGGAGGGGATATCGCGGCGATCGACTGCGTGACCTATGCGCTGTTGCAGCGGCATGACCCGAACCTGCTGGCGGGACTGGCTGTGATTGACCAGACGCCCCTCACGCCAGGACTGCCGCTAATCACCGCGCCCGGTACCACACCCGAAACGCTTCATGCCATCCGCGATGCGCTAACCACGCTGGTAAGCGCCCCGGAATACCAGGGCGTGTGTGATGCGCTGTTTATCGGCGGGTTTAGCGTCGTGGCGCGCGAGGCCTGGTCTGTGTTAACCGGGGTTACAGCGGACGGATCTCTTTCGAGCGCAGGGTGA
- a CDS encoding FdhF/YdeP family oxidoreductase yields MNNKRRAVPGIRPYDGPAGGWGALKATAIAVRTQMDALEAPATLLRTNQPDGFDCPGCAWPDKEHKSTFQFCENGAKAVTWEATSKRVTPEFLAHNTVTSLLAKSDFELEGYGRLTHPLRYDRASDTFRPVDWEEAFERIGEVLRGLEPDQVEFYTSGRASNEAAWLFQLFAREYGTNNFPDCSNMCHEATSVGLPRSIGIGKGTVSLEDFDKTELVISIGHNPGTNHPRMMGTLHELARRGVPIIVLNPLRERALERFADPQSVIEMATYGSTDIASTYFQVKAGGDAAALKGIAKHLLQMETERGNVLDRAFIAEHTQGFEDFAADIAQTSWDAIERESGLSQAALKNVADAYAKSNATIITYGMGITQHNKGTSNVRLIADVLLLRGNIGKPGAGICPLRGHSNVQGNRTVGISEKPSPAFLSRLKEVFGFEPPSHHGHDAVQATQAMIDGRARALICLGGNFAVAMPDHENGFPAMSQLDLSVHVGTKLNRTHLLVGKETFIFPCLGRTELDVQASGRQSITVEDSMSMVHASSGKLKPASPLLRAEPAIVAGMAKATLKATRVDWMHLVADYDRIRDLIEQTIPGFEDYNARIRVPGGFRMPLPPTKRIWPTATGKAMFSVFEGVNENASGEGDNVLRLITLRSHDQYNTTIYALDDRYRGVFGRRDVLFMNEGDMEQSGLEHGDRVDIETALPGSTQRLEDITVVAYAIAPGSVGAYYPEANVLVPLDYLDKESGTPSYKSVPVRLTLRSKEIRPL; encoded by the coding sequence ATGAATAACAAACGACGTGCCGTTCCCGGCATCAGACCTTACGACGGCCCTGCAGGCGGCTGGGGAGCATTAAAAGCGACGGCAATTGCCGTGCGAACACAGATGGATGCCCTGGAGGCTCCCGCCACGCTGTTGCGCACCAACCAGCCGGACGGCTTCGACTGCCCGGGCTGCGCGTGGCCAGACAAAGAGCATAAATCCACATTTCAGTTCTGCGAGAACGGGGCAAAAGCGGTCACCTGGGAAGCCACCAGCAAACGGGTGACCCCTGAGTTCCTCGCTCATAACACCGTTACGTCGTTACTGGCAAAATCTGACTTTGAGCTGGAAGGATACGGGCGCCTGACCCATCCCCTGCGCTATGACCGGGCAAGTGACACTTTTCGCCCCGTCGATTGGGAGGAGGCCTTTGAACGCATCGGCGAGGTTCTGCGTGGGCTCGAACCAGACCAGGTGGAGTTCTATACCTCCGGGCGCGCCTCCAACGAAGCGGCCTGGTTGTTCCAGCTGTTTGCCCGCGAGTACGGGACCAATAATTTCCCTGACTGCTCCAACATGTGTCACGAAGCCACCAGCGTCGGTTTACCGCGCTCCATTGGTATCGGGAAAGGTACCGTCTCGCTGGAGGATTTTGACAAGACGGAGCTGGTGATCTCCATCGGGCATAATCCCGGCACCAACCATCCGCGTATGATGGGCACCCTGCACGAACTGGCCCGTCGCGGCGTGCCGATTATCGTGTTAAACCCGCTGCGCGAGCGCGCGCTGGAACGGTTTGCCGATCCGCAGAGCGTCATTGAGATGGCGACCTACGGATCCACCGACATCGCCTCAACCTACTTCCAGGTTAAAGCCGGTGGCGATGCCGCCGCGCTAAAAGGCATCGCCAAACACCTGCTGCAGATGGAAACCGAGCGCGGTAATGTGCTCGACCGGGCGTTTATCGCCGAACACACGCAGGGCTTTGAAGACTTTGCGGCAGATATTGCGCAAACAAGCTGGGACGCCATTGAGCGCGAATCCGGGCTGAGCCAGGCGGCGCTGAAAAATGTTGCCGATGCCTACGCGAAATCGAACGCCACTATCATTACTTACGGCATGGGCATTACGCAGCATAATAAAGGGACCTCCAACGTCCGTCTGATCGCCGATGTGCTGTTGCTGCGCGGCAATATAGGTAAGCCCGGTGCCGGGATCTGCCCGCTGCGCGGACACTCTAACGTTCAGGGGAACCGTACCGTCGGCATTAGCGAGAAACCGTCACCGGCATTTTTGAGCCGTCTGAAGGAGGTCTTCGGTTTTGAACCCCCTTCTCACCACGGGCATGACGCGGTGCAGGCCACCCAGGCCATGATCGACGGCCGCGCCAGAGCGCTTATCTGCCTCGGGGGTAACTTCGCGGTGGCAATGCCCGATCACGAGAACGGCTTCCCGGCGATGAGTCAGCTGGATCTGAGCGTGCACGTCGGTACCAAGCTGAACCGTACACACCTGCTGGTGGGGAAAGAGACCTTCATATTCCCCTGCCTTGGCCGCACGGAGCTTGATGTGCAGGCCAGCGGGCGTCAGTCCATTACCGTGGAAGATTCCATGTCGATGGTTCATGCCTCCTCAGGCAAGCTGAAACCCGCCTCTCCCCTGCTTCGCGCCGAACCGGCCATTGTAGCCGGCATGGCGAAAGCGACCCTCAAGGCCACCCGGGTGGACTGGATGCACCTGGTGGCGGATTACGATCGTATTCGCGATTTGATTGAGCAGACCATTCCGGGCTTTGAGGACTATAACGCGCGGATCCGGGTACCCGGTGGCTTCCGTATGCCGCTGCCGCCCACGAAACGTATCTGGCCAACGGCAACGGGCAAAGCGATGTTCTCGGTATTTGAAGGGGTCAATGAGAATGCCAGCGGTGAAGGCGATAACGTCCTGCGTCTGATCACGCTGCGCAGCCACGACCAGTATAACACCACGATTTATGCCCTCGACGACCGTTATCGGGGCGTCTTTGGCCGTCGCGACGTGTTGTTTATGAATGAAGGCGATATGGAACAGTCAGGACTGGAGCACGGCGACCGGGTGGATATCGAAACCGCCCTGCCGGGCAGCACTCAGCGTCTGGAGGATATCACGGTGGTGGCATACGCCATCGCCCCGGGCTCGGTCGGGGCCTACTATCCTGAGGCCAACGTGCTGGTTCCGCTCGACTATCTGGATAAAGAGAGCGGCACGCCATCGTATAAATCGGTGCCCGTCCGCCTCACCCTGCGCTCGAAAGAGATCCGTCCGCTGTAA
- the tssJ gene encoding type VI secretion system lipoprotein TssJ gives MNNKNFHKLWFVFYAVIFALVSGCTSSSHSDPSRYNLQFQAHPQINDSAPLKVRVLLLKSDADFMSSDFYSLQNNASATLGANLLNSDVFFLMPGQLSKTLSGQSSPDARYIGVMAEYQMLDGKKWRVSLPLPVPGENHLYQFWKWSSDELQANVFLDINGIRVISQ, from the coding sequence ATGAATAATAAAAATTTTCATAAGCTGTGGTTCGTCTTTTACGCGGTGATTTTCGCCCTGGTCAGTGGTTGTACGTCGTCTTCACACAGCGACCCCTCCCGCTACAATCTGCAGTTTCAGGCTCATCCACAAATTAATGATTCTGCGCCGCTTAAAGTCAGAGTGCTGCTGTTGAAGTCCGATGCGGATTTCATGTCCAGTGACTTCTATTCCCTGCAGAACAACGCGTCAGCCACGCTTGGCGCGAATCTGCTGAACAGCGATGTTTTCTTCCTGATGCCGGGCCAGCTTTCGAAAACCCTCAGCGGCCAAAGCTCACCCGACGCGCGCTATATCGGTGTTATGGCCGAGTATCAGATGCTGGATGGAAAGAAATGGCGTGTTTCACTCCCACTGCCTGTACCAGGCGAAAACCATCTCTACCAGTTCTGGAAATGGTCATCTGATGAACTTCAGGCCAACGTCTTTCTCGACATAAATGGCATCCGGGTCATCAGCCAGTAA
- the tssK gene encoding type VI secretion system baseplate subunit TssK has product MSKAEKVVWTEGMFLRPHHFQRTESYLLNHVREWGALQRSYLWGFLDVELDEAMLRQGCIALSYCSGVLPDGTFFQVRNGRNGPAPLKIPDNLTNEKVVLALPVRRGEREEVIFSEEPASLARFIAFEQEVEDDNAMSVGDATVQFGRLRLTLMLEKDLTAEWTAIGIAFVAEKRNDNHVRLDSSYIPPMLNACNSPQLYSMVNDLHGLLVQRSQQIGGRLRQPGRFNTSELIEFTLLSLVNRHLGEVSHLKTLPLLHPETLWRSWLPFATELATWTSQRTAESVLPIYDHDDLAGCFSKLMLMLRQGLSLVMEDQAIQLPLNERSHGLNIATVPETSMVREFGFVLAVKANVPGEHLQTHFPAQMKVAPVSKIRDLVQLQLPGIMLRAMPVAPPQIPWHAGYSYFELEKGSELWHEMDKSGAFALHLAGEFPGLDMEFWAIRSPTE; this is encoded by the coding sequence ATGAGCAAAGCAGAGAAGGTCGTCTGGACCGAAGGCATGTTCCTGCGTCCACACCATTTTCAACGGACAGAAAGTTATCTGCTCAACCACGTTCGGGAATGGGGTGCGCTGCAGCGATCGTATCTCTGGGGCTTCCTCGATGTTGAACTGGACGAAGCGATGCTTCGCCAGGGCTGCATTGCCCTGAGCTACTGCAGCGGTGTGCTGCCAGACGGCACCTTTTTCCAGGTTCGCAACGGGCGTAATGGCCCGGCCCCGCTGAAAATTCCTGACAATCTCACCAATGAAAAGGTGGTGCTCGCGCTGCCGGTACGTCGGGGAGAGCGTGAAGAGGTTATTTTCAGCGAGGAGCCCGCGTCACTGGCGCGTTTCATCGCCTTCGAGCAGGAGGTGGAAGACGATAACGCCATGTCGGTGGGGGATGCCACGGTGCAGTTTGGCCGTTTACGTCTGACCCTGATGCTGGAAAAAGATCTGACGGCCGAATGGACGGCGATTGGCATCGCGTTTGTCGCGGAAAAGCGCAACGACAACCATGTGCGTCTGGATAGCAGCTACATTCCGCCGATGCTGAACGCCTGCAACAGCCCGCAACTCTACAGCATGGTAAACGATCTGCACGGCTTGCTGGTGCAACGTAGCCAGCAGATTGGTGGTCGTCTGCGCCAGCCTGGCCGCTTTAACACCTCCGAGCTGATCGAATTTACGCTGCTGTCGCTGGTTAACCGTCACCTGGGCGAAGTCTCCCATTTAAAAACGCTCCCGCTGCTGCACCCGGAAACACTCTGGCGCAGCTGGCTGCCGTTTGCCACGGAGCTTGCCACCTGGACCTCGCAACGCACCGCCGAAAGCGTGCTGCCGATTTACGATCACGACGACCTTGCGGGATGCTTCAGCAAGCTGATGCTGATGCTGCGTCAGGGGCTGTCGCTGGTGATGGAAGATCAGGCCATTCAGCTGCCGCTGAACGAGCGCTCCCATGGCCTGAACATCGCCACGGTACCGGAGACCAGCATGGTGCGCGAGTTCGGCTTCGTCCTGGCGGTCAAAGCCAACGTGCCGGGCGAACACCTGCAAACCCATTTCCCTGCCCAGATGAAAGTCGCGCCGGTGTCGAAAATCCGCGATCTGGTTCAGTTACAGCTGCCGGGCATTATGCTGCGCGCCATGCCGGTTGCGCCGCCGCAGATCCCATGGCATGCGGGCTACAGCTACTTTGAGCTGGAGAAGGGCAGTGAGCTGTGGCACGAGATGGATAAGTCCGGTGCATTCGCCCTGCATCTCGCAGGGGAGTTCCCGGGTCTTGATATGGAGTTTTGGGCCATCCGTAGCCCGACTGAATAA
- a CDS encoding DotU family type VI secretion system protein — protein MQERQDTGSDAAFTGASSNNQLVAAANPLLNAIPQIRHSVSHDDQVALRQRLIDEIRRFEVRCQQAGLAYEVIVGARYCLCTALDEAAALTPWGSSGVWSSNGLLVTFHNETWGGEKFFQLLARLSQNPREHILLLEMINYCLLLGFEGRYRVLDNGRTQLETIKQRLWQMIRGVRGSYPAPLSPHPEDRPVLRKLWRPMVPLWACVALAGFIACLFYIILNWRLGDNTNPVLAKIYQSQLPETTIQQPARQLPAVLNLRGFLKPEIDAGLVAVKDEADRSVVILKGDGLFASASTVVRDRYEPVINRIAQAMNNVSGKILVVGYSDNVPIRSARFASNYELSLDRARSVQKMLQGSLSQPDRVKAEGRGEINPVAPNNTPENRARNRRVEITLLVSPENTQAELNGLPQGN, from the coding sequence ATGCAGGAACGACAGGATACCGGCAGTGATGCCGCGTTTACCGGAGCCAGTAGCAACAATCAGCTGGTGGCGGCCGCCAATCCGCTGCTCAACGCGATTCCGCAAATCCGTCATTCGGTGTCTCATGACGATCAGGTGGCGCTGCGCCAGCGTCTGATCGACGAGATTCGCCGTTTCGAAGTCCGCTGCCAGCAGGCAGGACTGGCGTATGAGGTGATCGTCGGGGCGCGCTATTGCCTCTGTACGGCGCTGGATGAAGCCGCGGCGCTGACCCCCTGGGGCAGCAGCGGTGTCTGGTCAAGCAATGGTCTGCTGGTCACGTTTCATAACGAAACCTGGGGGGGTGAAAAGTTCTTCCAGCTGCTGGCGCGTCTGTCGCAGAATCCGCGTGAACATATCCTCCTGCTGGAGATGATCAACTACTGCCTGCTGCTCGGTTTCGAAGGCCGCTATCGGGTTCTGGATAATGGTCGCACCCAGCTTGAAACCATCAAGCAGCGGCTGTGGCAGATGATCCGCGGCGTGCGCGGCAGCTATCCGGCACCGCTCTCTCCACACCCGGAAGATCGTCCGGTGCTGCGCAAGCTGTGGCGGCCGATGGTGCCACTGTGGGCCTGTGTCGCGCTGGCCGGGTTTATCGCCTGCCTGTTCTACATCATTCTCAACTGGCGTCTTGGCGACAACACCAACCCGGTGCTGGCGAAGATTTACCAGTCTCAGCTGCCTGAAACCACCATTCAGCAACCTGCGCGTCAGCTGCCTGCGGTTCTCAACCTGCGTGGCTTCCTGAAGCCGGAAATCGATGCCGGTCTGGTGGCGGTGAAGGATGAAGCGGATCGCAGCGTGGTGATCCTGAAAGGAGACGGGCTGTTTGCTTCCGCCTCTACCGTGGTGCGTGACCGCTATGAGCCGGTCATCAACCGGATTGCCCAGGCGATGAACAACGTCAGCGGCAAAATTCTGGTGGTGGGCTACAGCGATAACGTGCCAATTCGCAGCGCGCGCTTCGCCTCCAACTATGAACTCTCTTTGGATCGTGCCCGGTCCGTGCAAAAAATGCTGCAGGGAAGCCTCTCGCAGCCTGACCGCGTGAAAGCGGAAGGGCGAGGAGAGATCAATCCTGTTGCGCCAAACAATACGCCTGAAAACCGCGCCCGTAACCGCCGTGTGGAAATAACTCTGCTGGTGTCGCCTGAAAATACGCAGGCTGAGCTGAACGGATTGCCGCAAGGAAACTAA